The following DNA comes from Candidatus Ozemobacteraceae bacterium.
GAGGGATCGTACCGGAACGCGAGTTCCGGGATCTTTCGGAGCTGGACGGCCTTCTTGAGCTCGCCGCGCAGAACGGGCTTGGCCGAGTCGAGACCGCGCTGGGCTTCCTCGGGATCGAGACTTTCCTCGAGCAGGCTGAACGAGACGCGGGCGAGATGGAAATCCGGACTTATATTGACGCCTACAAAATGAACGCCGCGGACGCGCGGATCGTTGATGCGGCGCTGCAGGATGATGGACAGTTCGCGAAGGATCGTTGATTCGACCCGTTCGAGACGATGCGAGGTCATAGATACTCCCAATCTTGTGAGCAACCGTGATTCTTGTCAAGGATTTTCGGCAACCAACATGTCATTC
Coding sequences within:
- the rbfA gene encoding 30S ribosome-binding factor RbfA produces the protein MTSHRLERVESTILRELSIILQRRINDPRVRGVHFVGVNISPDFHLARVSFSLLEESLDPEEAQRGLDSAKPVLRGELKKAVQLRKIPELAFRYDPSIKEGDHILDLLRKIERPKTPPADSEPKD